GATCGCTGAGATTTGTCAAAGTGTCCCCCAATACCCAATACCCTGTTATACTCCCCCTTTCAGAAGTTGCCCAGAAGAATTAAAGGACTTGCCAATACCCAATGCCCAATGCCCATTGAAAAAATAAATTTATCGCCAGAATGATGTTCATTAGTACCACTAACATCTAAGCTAGTACGGGTGAACTATATGCAGCATAGAATGTCTGACTTAATTCTGTTTTGGCATCGGCGCGATTTACGCATTTCTGACAATACGGGACTGGCTGCGGCTAAACGGCAGAGTCCAAAGGTGGTGGGCGTGTTTTGCCTCGATCCGCATATTCTAGAACGTGATGATATTGCTCCTGTGAGAGTAACTTACATGATTGGGTGTTTGCAGAAACTCCAAGAGCGATATGCTCAAATTGGTAGCCAGTTATTAATACTCCATGCCGATCCTGTACAAGCGATACCAGCTTTAGCAGAGGCATTAAATGCCAAAGCTGTTTTTTGGAATTGGGATGTAGAACCTTATTCGCAAAAACGCGATCGCAATATTATAAACGCCCTCAAAGAAAAAGGTATTGAGTTTCTTAATCAAAACTGGGATCAAATCCTCAATTCCCCAGACGAGATCCGCACTGGTGGTAACAGTCCTTACACTGTTTACACCCCCTTCTGGAAAAATTGGATTACCAAACCGAAAGCGAACCCAGTAGAAACACCGCAAAATGTTGAGGGTTTAACAGAAGCTGAACAGAAAATTGCAAAACTTGCAGGAGCGATCGCATTACCTTCAGCAAAAGATTTAGGGTTTATTTGGGATGAACCATTAATTATTGCACCGGGAGAAGCAGCGGCGCAAGAACGATTAGAAGAATTTACTTATAAAGCTATTGTTGAATACCAAGAACAACGAAATTTCCCCGCAGTTGACGGCACATCGCAACTGAGTGCAGCTTTAAAATTTGGCGTAATTGGCATTCGCACCGTTTGGCAAGCCACTATAGAAGCACTAGAAAACAGCCCCAGTGAGGAAACAGCAGTTAATATTCGCACATGGCAACAAGAATTAGCTTGGCGGGAATTTTATCAACATGCAATGTATAACTTCCCGGAATTAGCTGATGGTGCTTTTCGCGACACCTTTAAGAACTTTCCTTGGGAAACTAATGAAGAACATTTCCAAGCTTGGTGTGAAGGAAGAACTGGCTACCCCATTGTAGATGCAGCAATGCGCCAGTTAAACGAAAGCGGCTGGATGCATAACCGTTGTCGAATGATTGTTGCTAGTTTCCTCACCAAAGACTTACTAATTAATCCCCAATTGGGAGAAAAATACTTTATGCAGAAGCTGATTGATGGTGATTTATCTGCTAATAATGGCGGTTGGCAATGGAGTGCTTCTAGCGGTATGGATCCTAAACCTGTGCGGATTTTCAACCCAGCCAGTCAAACACAAAAATTTGATCCAGAGGGAGAATATATTCGGCAATGGGTATCAGAATTGCGGTCTGTAGATACAGAATATTTAGTTACTGGGAAGATTCCACCTTTAGAACGTCATGCTGTTGAATATCCTGATCCAATTGTGGATCATAAAATACAGCAACAAAAGTTTAAACAGCTTTATCAACAGCAAAAAAATAGTCTTCACTAGGTACACGAGAAATTGCCCATAAGATGAGCAGGAAGATTAAGTACTTTATCTGGGTAGAGCGATCGCTTGTCTTTGACACTTCCTTCCCCAAAAGGGTACGCCAACGTCTTCTAGTACAGCGATCGCACCCAGATAGATATTGCCAAACTTTGAGCCTTGTTTGCATAATTTCGGATACATTACCGCAAATGCGCTGATATTTTATTTTCCCCTCTTCATAAATTCCGCAAAAACACCGTTACGCTATTTGTACTTGTGATCAAAACTTAGAGCATCCAGTTTATTAGGGCGTGTTTATGACCAACCCTGTAACGACGGTTATCCAAGTTAATCTGGAGATGGCTCTAGAGGTAGCTCAAGAATTGGAGCAAGCTCCATACACTCAACTCGGTGCTTATTGTTTGGAGATTTTACGGGAAATAGGATGTTCTGGTAGTGAACTCCCAGTTAACTTACAAACTCGCGATCAGCAGCTAAACTTTATCACAGGCTTTGCATCTTATGCATTTGGGGAGGTACAAAGTGTACAAAGCATTAATTGAAGATATATTTTCCAATCTAGAAGAGACAGAAGAAATTACTTTTCCCGCCACAGATAAAGATTTGTTGATTTTAACAGAAAAATTTTTAGCGTTTGAAATTTCTTCAAAAGTTTTCTTACAAGCTATAGCCATTGCTGATTATGATGGTGCAGCTGCTTTTCGCTACGTTGATAATTATTTGACTACTCTCAAAAATAAGAAGAAACGTAGGCAAAGGAAATTACTTATGTTAGGCGCTTCGAGTATGCTACAAAACTCCCAAAGACTTGACAGCAAGCAGACTTGGGATTACGAACTTGGGCACAGAAATTAGTTTCCCAATCAGGTGGACGAGTCAGGTGAGTTAGCGATCGCATCGACACATTAGACCAATTAGTTGATATTGCTACTGCGGTTATCTTCACCTGTGGGCCGCAACACGCTGCTGTGAACTACTCGCAATATGAATATATGACTTTCATGCCAAATATGCCTCTTGCTGCTTATAAACAAATCACAGCAGAAGGTACTATATAAAGTCGTTATTCTAAAATGCTACATAAAGTCGTCATTTTTGTCAAATCTCTATAACGGGTATAAAATCACATAACTTACACAAAAGATAACGAAAGTAGCGGTAATTCATGAATTACCGCTATCCAAAAATAAAGTTTTCAGTAACATCTTGCGTAAGTCTTAAATCACTCAAATACTACTGTTCTATTACCATAGACTAATACACGATTTTGTAAGTGCGATCGCACCGCTCTTGCTAATACAATTCTCTCCAAATCTTTGCCTTTTCTGACCAAATCATCCACTTCATCACGGTGACTAACTCGCACTACATCCTGTTCAATAATCGGCCCTGCATCTAAATCAGCAGTGGCATAATGTGCCGTCGCACCAATAATTTTTACCCCACGTTCAAAAGCTCGGTGATATGGATTTGCACCGATAAAAGCTGGTAGAAATGAATGATGAATATTAATAATTTGCGGAAATTGACTAATAAAATCTGCACTAACAATCTGCATATATTTCGCCAAGACAACTAAATCTATTTTGTACTGGCGGAGTAATTCTAATTGTTGGGCTTCTTGTTCTGATTTATTGTCTTTAGTGATGAGAACGTGCTGAAAGTCGATATTAAATTGTTCTGCAACTCCCTTTAAATTAGAATGGTTGCTAATAATTAAAGGAATTTCAGCTATAAATTCTTTAGCGCGTTGTCGCCAAATCAAATCAAATAGACAATGGTCTTGCCGACTTACCCAAATAGCAATACGTGGTACCGTATCAGAAAAACGTATTTCCCACTTAGCATTTAGAGGTTGGGCAATGGAATTAAAAGCCGGGGCAATAAATTCTCGCGGTAAATTAAACCCCTCTAGTTGCCATTCAATGCGGGTGAGGAATAACCCAGCAGCAAAGTCTGTATGCTGATCTGCATGGATAATATTACCACCATTAGAATAGATGAAATTAGCAAATTTTGCTACCAGTCCCCGTTGATCTGGGCAAGAAATCAGCAATGTTGCTGTTGGATTTTTCATAATATGCCAGATTCTCTAATTATTTTTAATTAATTATTTGCTATTTGTCGGACTCGGTTTAGGAATGATAAGCGGAGGCAGTTTCTGACTATTATCTACAGGTTGCTGCCACTCTGATAAATCCCGATTCACGGCATTTGCAAAATCTGTAGATACCAGCAGTACATTTATATTTCCATCGGGTTTAGCAGCAGGGTCAGCTTCAGCATACAAGAAACCTCCGTTAAAGTTAGATTTACCTAAAATCAACTGATGGCTTTGTCGGTTTTTTAGGGTGATATTGATGGTGGTTATGGGTTGATCTAGGGCAAATTCTCCAAGGTCTTTTACTGGAGTTGATAAAGTGCGGTTACTATTCCCTTTGACCAACAAATCCATCAAATAAGAAACAATCGCATCATTTGCTGGGCCAGATATGGGAGATTTGATTAACCATTTGGGATTACTAGATTCAGGGCTACGTTCTAGATTCAGGGTGAGTTTTTTTGTCTTGACTGTTAGAGATTGCACATCATCTTCTGCAAAAGAGAAAATTTTCTGCTTTTGCTCCTTGCTTTCTTCTCGTACACTTGCACCCTGAATTTCATAGAAGTAAACAAAAGCGCCTAAACCCAGTGCTAACAGTATCAAAATTACAGTTGTTTTCGGCAATTTCATTTTTGGTCATTTGTGATTTATCATTTCCTTTTTTCCCCTCATCTGCCGCATTCTCCTACTCCTCTTACCGCCGTTGCCACCAGATAACAGCTGCTGCCACTAATCCAATTAGGGGCAAAATCCACTGGGAGGACAATGCTAAAAAATTAGCTTGAGTATTTGTCAGGTTTATGCGACGATTTCTTGGTTCTTTGGGGCTAATTGATAGGAGTTGCCGATCTTGCTGACTTAGCCAAGTGACTGAGTTGAGGAATACATCTCCATTTAGCTGTTGTTGAAATAAGCCATCGGTAGCAAAATCTGAGTTTCCTAACACTACCATTCGTGACTCGGTGGCTGTTTGTTTAGATTTGTCATCGGTTGGAGAAGAAAGAGGAGAAGCTGTAACAGTGGGACTAGCTTTGGTTTGGATGGTTGGCGATGGTAATAGTGAAACTGGGTTTTTTGGACTAACTTTGGTTTGGATGGTTGGCGATGGTAATAGTGAAACTGGGTTTTTTGGACTAGCTTTAGTTTGAGTGGTTGGTGATGGTAGTGGTGAAGGTTGGGGAGTCGAAGTTAATTTGATGGGTAGTTTTTTGGTTAAAGCAACACCTAATATCAGAGGGCCTTTGAGGTCTTTATCAGCATTAAACTGCAAATTTTCGCTTTGCAGGTCGCTTTCTGCCCAGCTTTCGGGATAGGGTTTGGTGAGTAGCAGGGGAGTAGCCTCGATACCAGCTACTGGGGTAATTTGTAGAGGTCGTGCCAACCGATAAACAGAAATACCGTTACCAAACACTTTAGTAATGGGATGTTGCCCATATTCTGTGACTATGGGTTCAGCAGGGCCACGTCCCACTAATTGCCCCGATATATCAACTGCTAAACGATTATCTAACTTCACGCCCCACTCTGCAAGCAAATTGCCGAGTTTGGCATCGGTTCCAGGATCAATCATCAGCAACAAGTTACCGCCTTGATTGAGATAGTCATCTAAAGCTTTAACTTCATTCTCAAACAAATCTCTTTTAGGCCCTGCTACTACGACTACGCTGGCATCCTGGGGGACACTTCCCTTTTGAGCTAAAGTTAGCGACTCAGTGGTATATTTCCTCTCACCTAATGCCGTGACTGCTTGCGAAATTGCATCCTTACCTGATGCGAGTTGGTGTTCGCCATGACCTTGGATAAAGTAGACTTTAGCATTACTAAAACTGGTGATTTGCAGCAACCGATTAGTTAGTTTAATTTCTGACAAGCGTTCATTCTCATTTATCACCTGCACCAACTGCTTTCTATTCTGAGATTCTAAGTAAACTTCTCCCACATTGCGGACACCAAATCTTTGTGCTATTCCTGGTTTAGCTTGGGGATCGACGTACTCAAACTCAAATTTTGAACTTTGTCGCCGATAAATATCCAGTAATTCACGGTCTTGAGGGTTCTGATTAATATCAAATATCCAAACTTTAACTGGCTGTGGTAAAGAACGGACTAATTGCTGTGATTCGGGGGCAAGGCTAAACAATTGAGTCTCTGTTAAGTCTACCCGTAGATGATAGCGATTACCCAAAAAGTTAATCAATCCTAGAATGACTAACATTGCCAGAGTCGCCACTAAAGCATTAGTACTAGCTTGGGTAGAACGACTTTTCCACCAGTCATTTTGCTGACTTTGCAATACTACCCATAACCCGCTGATGACAATTCCCGAAATTATGAATGCTAGTGGTATTAGATCCCATCGTTCAGACACTAAGCCAGCTGTCAAGCCGACAATAAATAGGAATGGGCCTACCCAAAACAGAAATTGCCACAGTTTCTTTTTCGCGACTATCTTCATGTTATGAAACTCAAGTTAGGAGTTAGGATTAGAGATGCGATTAATCGCGTCTGTACAAAAGGTGGGAATTTTAATTCCTCACTTCTGACTTTTAGGACTTTCAATTAAAAAAATATCTAATTGTTGGTTGTACGGGAGCATCCCAATTTTGCAAATTTACCAAATTAGAACTAGTCATTGCGAATGGAGCGTAAAGCCTTCGGCATAGCTTCGCTTAACGCGGTAGCGTCTCGTAGAGATAGCGGAATGAAGCAATAGCAAAGTCTAGCGGCTGCGATTGCTTCGCTTCATTTCATTACGCTCGCAATGACAAAATATGTTTTTACACATTTGGGATGCTCCCGGTTGTACTAGGGTCTATAAGGCGAAAGTTTAACACACGTATTATCTTAGGCGGTGCGTTAGGCTTCGCCGTAACACACCCTACTGGATGATTTATTTTTTGGAAGTCCCTTTAACTTCTAAGTTTTATGATTACTGACGCTGGAAACGGAGTGCATCAATTGATTGAGCGGTGAGAAAAATACCTAAAATAATGTAACTAGCAAATAAAATTAAACTGCTGGTATCAAAAATTCCTTGCATCAAGTTATTGCACTGTTTGACTAACGATAGATGACCTAAAGCTTCTCCCACTGCACCACCGATATTTCTAGTGATGAAATCAAAGAATAATAGCAATATATTCACTGTGAATGTGAGGATAGCAGCCAAAATTGTGCTATTTGTCAAAGAGGAAATGAACATTCCCAAGGATAAAATTGCTGCTGCTAGTAAGATTAATGCGATATGCCCTAGCACGATAATTGTGGGTGACATTGGGGGGGTTGTGCCACCGATCGCGATCGCTTCAAATACCAAAAATGGCAAAATCATGGTGGTAAACCATGTTAGCACTGCTAATAATTTACCTAAAGCTACTGCCCAATTGGTAATTGGCGATGTAGCTAACAGTTCTAATGTGCCGCGTTTGCGTTCTTCTGAGTAAAGTGCCATTGAAAGAAACGGTAGCACGCATAATAACAGCAAAACCATCCATTGCAAGAATGACTGCAAAAATTCATAGGGGACATCTCTGATGAATGCAGGTATGCCGTATTGTTGATTTTCTAAATCTTTGGCAGCGACATCTGTGATAATCAGCTGCAAAATCGAGACAAATATAAACCCAGATAAGAACCAAAATATCCCTGCGATCGCATAAGCCAATGGTGATACAAAATAACTCTGTAACTCTCGGCGATAAATGGCAATAATATTACTCAGTACTACACCCATTTACGCTGCCTCTCCTTCATTGTCTGCTGCTAAGTCTACCTCAGTCTCGAATTTTTTTTCTTCTGTGGTCAGTTGCAAGAACACGTCTTCTAAGGTGGCGTTAACTCGCCGCAGTTCATGTAAACCGAATCCTGCACGCACTAATGTTGCAACAATATCCTTTCCTGGTTCTTTTCCTGGTTGCGATATCACCCGCAGGTAAGCGCGATTTGCTTGCGGTTGATGTCCATGCATTCCGGCTGTAGGAATTGATTCTATCAGACTCACACCTGCAACATTTTGCAATACCTGTTTGGCTAGAGCAGCTTCTCCTTCTATTTCTAATTCATATCCTGAGCCACCTGTCAACTGAGTCATCAGGTTTTCAGGTGTATTAGTTGCCACAACTTTACCGCGATTGATGATGGCGACGCGGCTACAAGTCATGCTCACTTCTGGCAGAATGTGCGTGGAAAGGATAATTGTGTGAGTACCAGCGAGGCTTTTGATTAAATTCCGCACCTCAATTATTTGTCGGGGGTCGAGTCCAACGGTGGGTTCATCGAGAATGATTGCCGGTGGATCGTGGACGATCGCTTGAGCAATTCCGACACGTTGGCGGTATCCTTTAGAGAGTTTGCGAATAATTACTCGCTGCTTATCTTCTAAGTTGCAGCGTTTGATGGCGGCTAATACCTTATTGGGGCGATCGCCCGCTGATACTCCTTTAATTCGGGCGACAAAATGCAAAAATCCCTCCACCGTCATGTCTGGATATAACGGCGGTGTTTCGGGTAAGTAACCAATTCGTTGGCGCACAGCTAGGGAATTTTCATGGACATCATAACCAGCAATTCGGGCATTTCCATTTGTTGCCGGTAAATAACCAGCCAGAATCCGCATGGTTGTGGTTTTACCAGCACCATTGGGGCCAAGAAGCCCTAAAATTTCCCCAGGTTCGACGCTAAAAGTAACATCAGTAATCGCTGAGGTAGAGCCGTATATTTTACTTAGATGTTCAACTTCGATCATCGGTATAGTGGCGATCGCAATTTATAAGATACCCAACAATCTTAGATCGCAATATTGAGTATGGGGGACTGGCACTAAGATTAGCCGACAACGGGTAAAGTTCCTGAAAACTCTAATGTCTTTGCATATTAGAGCAGGGAGAAAAATTAAAACCTCTCTCCTCTTAATGAAAAGAAAGGTTTTCTAAATCTTGTAAAAACAATGGCATTGTTAAGCGGAACAATCGCATTGTCAGCCGGAACAATCGCATTGTCAGCCGGAACAATCGCATTGTCAGCCAGAACAATCGCATTGTTAGCCGGAACAATGGCATTGTTAGCCGGAACAATGGCATTGTTAGCCGAAACAATCACATTGCAACTTTAAAAGACTTGTGTGTAGATGACTTTTCACGTTATGTAGGAAAGCCCCGGAAGAACCTAACCCCCTAACCCCCTTCCCGACGCGGGAAGGGGGAAAATTCAAAGTCTCTCTCCTAAAAGGCTACGGTGTACACACATCTCTGTACAAAACCAAAATCGTTGAAGATCCCCCTAAATCCCCCTTATAAAGGGGGACTTTGATTCTAGTCCCCCCTTTTTTAAGGGGGCTTAGGGGGGATCTAAAGCTGTGGGGCAACTCTAAAAGACTTGTGTGTACACCGTAGCCCCTTTACAAGGGGAGGGTTAGGGTGGGGTAATTCGAGAACTGGTAGTGATTC
This genomic interval from Nostoc sp. KVJ3 contains the following:
- a CDS encoding deoxyribodipyrimidine photo-lyase, 8-HDF type, which encodes MSDLILFWHRRDLRISDNTGLAAAKRQSPKVVGVFCLDPHILERDDIAPVRVTYMIGCLQKLQERYAQIGSQLLILHADPVQAIPALAEALNAKAVFWNWDVEPYSQKRDRNIINALKEKGIEFLNQNWDQILNSPDEIRTGGNSPYTVYTPFWKNWITKPKANPVETPQNVEGLTEAEQKIAKLAGAIALPSAKDLGFIWDEPLIIAPGEAAAQERLEEFTYKAIVEYQEQRNFPAVDGTSQLSAALKFGVIGIRTVWQATIEALENSPSEETAVNIRTWQQELAWREFYQHAMYNFPELADGAFRDTFKNFPWETNEEHFQAWCEGRTGYPIVDAAMRQLNESGWMHNRCRMIVASFLTKDLLINPQLGEKYFMQKLIDGDLSANNGGWQWSASSGMDPKPVRIFNPASQTQKFDPEGEYIRQWVSELRSVDTEYLVTGKIPPLERHAVEYPDPIVDHKIQQQKFKQLYQQQKNSLH
- a CDS encoding lipoxygenase family protein, encoding MFTCGPQHAAVNYSQYEYMTFMPNMPLAAYKQITAEGTI
- the purU gene encoding formyltetrahydrofolate deformylase is translated as MKNPTATLLISCPDQRGLVAKFANFIYSNGGNIIHADQHTDFAAGLFLTRIEWQLEGFNLPREFIAPAFNSIAQPLNAKWEIRFSDTVPRIAIWVSRQDHCLFDLIWRQRAKEFIAEIPLIISNHSNLKGVAEQFNIDFQHVLITKDNKSEQEAQQLELLRQYKIDLVVLAKYMQIVSADFISQFPQIINIHHSFLPAFIGANPYHRAFERGVKIIGATAHYATADLDAGPIIEQDVVRVSHRDEVDDLVRKGKDLERIVLARAVRSHLQNRVLVYGNRTVVFE
- a CDS encoding DUF4340 domain-containing protein, coding for MKLPKTTVILILLALGLGAFVYFYEIQGASVREESKEQKQKIFSFAEDDVQSLTVKTKKLTLNLERSPESSNPKWLIKSPISGPANDAIVSYLMDLLVKGNSNRTLSTPVKDLGEFALDQPITTINITLKNRQSHQLILGKSNFNGGFLYAEADPAAKPDGNINVLLVSTDFANAVNRDLSEWQQPVDNSQKLPPLIIPKPSPTNSK
- a CDS encoding Gldg family protein, whose protein sequence is MKIVAKKKLWQFLFWVGPFLFIVGLTAGLVSERWDLIPLAFIISGIVISGLWVVLQSQQNDWWKSRSTQASTNALVATLAMLVILGLINFLGNRYHLRVDLTETQLFSLAPESQQLVRSLPQPVKVWIFDINQNPQDRELLDIYRRQSSKFEFEYVDPQAKPGIAQRFGVRNVGEVYLESQNRKQLVQVINENERLSEIKLTNRLLQITSFSNAKVYFIQGHGEHQLASGKDAISQAVTALGERKYTTESLTLAQKGSVPQDASVVVVAGPKRDLFENEVKALDDYLNQGGNLLLMIDPGTDAKLGNLLAEWGVKLDNRLAVDISGQLVGRGPAEPIVTEYGQHPITKVFGNGISVYRLARPLQITPVAGIEATPLLLTKPYPESWAESDLQSENLQFNADKDLKGPLILGVALTKKLPIKLTSTPQPSPLPSPTTQTKASPKNPVSLLPSPTIQTKVSPKNPVSLLPSPTIQTKASPTVTASPLSSPTDDKSKQTATESRMVVLGNSDFATDGLFQQQLNGDVFLNSVTWLSQQDRQLLSISPKEPRNRRINLTNTQANFLALSSQWILPLIGLVAAAVIWWQRR
- a CDS encoding ABC transporter permease encodes the protein MGVVLSNIIAIYRRELQSYFVSPLAYAIAGIFWFLSGFIFVSILQLIITDVAAKDLENQQYGIPAFIRDVPYEFLQSFLQWMVLLLLCVLPFLSMALYSEERKRGTLELLATSPITNWAVALGKLLAVLTWFTTMILPFLVFEAIAIGGTTPPMSPTIIVLGHIALILLAAAILSLGMFISSLTNSTILAAILTFTVNILLLFFDFITRNIGGAVGEALGHLSLVKQCNNLMQGIFDTSSLILFASYIILGIFLTAQSIDALRFQRQ
- a CDS encoding ABC transporter ATP-binding protein — its product is MIEVEHLSKIYGSTSAITDVTFSVEPGEILGLLGPNGAGKTTTMRILAGYLPATNGNARIAGYDVHENSLAVRQRIGYLPETPPLYPDMTVEGFLHFVARIKGVSAGDRPNKVLAAIKRCNLEDKQRVIIRKLSKGYRQRVGIAQAIVHDPPAIILDEPTVGLDPRQIIEVRNLIKSLAGTHTIILSTHILPEVSMTCSRVAIINRGKVVATNTPENLMTQLTGGSGYELEIEGEAALAKQVLQNVAGVSLIESIPTAGMHGHQPQANRAYLRVISQPGKEPGKDIVATLVRAGFGLHELRRVNATLEDVFLQLTTEEKKFETEVDLAADNEGEAA